Proteins encoded in a region of the Metamycoplasma alkalescens genome:
- a CDS encoding MAG3240 family lipoprotein → MKFKKGMFFLFATTFLASTSMLAISCSKQKEVYLDINKISRLFLNRLTLSQIASIEKDQKIFYYFENNQKNPFDNVKIEFDEKANKQKMFLLKKNQWIEYQPDFPYKNNWEQTITDNNNIRIFHSNKKADINNFLSMSFDFNEIDLANDYEEWLINWAAKKNVDFKPEQYQYPEDFQTIIFRLNDDIKDNYFIMNKNYIKNSSGKITLFSDWMQPQYIQASAFLDHEHQQQRKTFTQLLKLYLNQFNVNVAEIEIDWKNAKTKQSLSSPEDFVEFQIKSIKDWNNSELLEQKNQNKTFYLNGFRNYAWNGKFGVGKDGLKENLPLFNDYVENPLLYMDGKKYLTIIDNINHFIKAPTSPEYWNAKGLMYLFNEFKDEILKIKIPEYRQNEDLEYKIEEFEFSDYLDTNQVFKAIVNVTKKNGSSKKYLWLSSNFDDHGHRLKGMIFKNKINPQSSDIYSFNPTNKGIPEGIKLEEFVINKEDSAFMVGLNHASNKLNSLFNYWNNDSRQNFDPSLLNNDSYQIKVFNAYLNNYLLAYALENKEKHTLSGIKRIDIKLNPEKNKLGQLYFELLFIGFGENDYQFKSNKEKIVAKSVLYWNYFKGYDESISKNNFMFVNENKKVERME, encoded by the coding sequence ATGAAGTTTAAAAAAGGAATGTTTTTTTTATTTGCAACAACTTTTTTAGCAAGCACATCAATGCTTGCAATTAGTTGCTCCAAGCAAAAAGAAGTTTATTTAGATATTAATAAGATTTCAAGACTTTTTTTAAATCGATTAACCTTAAGTCAAATTGCTTCAATTGAAAAAGATCAAAAAATATTTTATTATTTTGAAAATAATCAAAAAAATCCTTTTGATAACGTAAAAATTGAATTTGATGAAAAAGCAAATAAACAAAAAATGTTTTTATTAAAAAAGAATCAATGAATTGAGTATCAACCAGACTTTCCATATAAAAATAATTGGGAACAAACAATAACCGATAATAATAACATCAGAATTTTTCATTCAAATAAAAAAGCTGACATCAATAATTTTTTAAGCATGTCATTTGATTTCAACGAAATTGATTTAGCAAATGATTATGAAGAGTGATTGATTAATTGAGCAGCAAAAAAGAATGTTGATTTTAAACCAGAACAATACCAATATCCCGAAGATTTTCAAACTATTATTTTTCGGCTAAATGATGATATTAAAGATAACTATTTCATCATGAATAAAAACTATATTAAAAATTCATCCGGAAAAATCACTTTATTTTCAGATTGAATGCAACCACAATACATTCAAGCTTCAGCTTTTTTAGATCATGAACATCAACAACAAAGAAAGACATTCACTCAGTTATTAAAACTTTATTTAAATCAATTCAATGTCAATGTTGCAGAGATTGAAATTGATTGAAAAAATGCTAAAACAAAACAAAGTTTATCATCACCTGAAGACTTTGTTGAATTTCAAATTAAAAGTATCAAAGATTGAAATAATTCTGAGTTATTAGAGCAAAAAAACCAAAATAAAACTTTTTATTTAAATGGCTTTCGAAACTATGCTTGAAATGGCAAATTTGGTGTTGGGAAAGATGGTTTAAAAGAAAATCTTCCATTATTTAATGACTATGTTGAAAATCCGCTTTTATACATGGATGGAAAAAAATATTTAACTATTATTGATAATATCAATCATTTTATTAAAGCTCCGACATCTCCTGAGTATTGAAATGCTAAAGGTCTAATGTATTTGTTTAATGAATTTAAAGATGAAATTCTTAAAATCAAAATTCCGGAATATCGTCAAAATGAAGATTTAGAATACAAAATTGAAGAATTTGAATTTAGTGATTATTTAGATACAAATCAAGTTTTTAAAGCAATTGTTAATGTAACTAAAAAAAATGGTAGCAGTAAAAAATATCTTTGATTAAGTTCGAATTTTGATGACCATGGACATCGATTGAAAGGAATGATTTTTAAAAACAAAATCAATCCGCAATCAAGTGATATTTATTCTTTTAATCCAACTAATAAAGGTATCCCAGAAGGAATTAAATTAGAAGAATTTGTAATCAACAAAGAAGATTCGGCTTTTATGGTTGGACTTAATCACGCTTCAAACAAATTAAATAGTTTATTTAATTATTGAAACAATGATAGTCGCCAAAATTTTGATCCTTCATTGTTAAATAATGATTCTTACCAAATTAAAGTTTTTAATGCTTATCTAAATAACTATTTATTAGCTTATGCCTTAGAGAATAAAGAAAAACACACCCTAAGTGGAATTAAACGAATTGATATTAAATTAAACCCAGAAAAAAATAAATTAGGACAATTATATTTTGAACTTCTATTCATTGGTTTTGGTGAAAATGATTATCAATTTAAAAGTAACAAAGAAAAAATTGTTGCTAAAAGTGTCTTATATTGAAATTATTTCAAAGGTTATGATGAAAGCATCTCTAAAAATAATTTTATGTTTGTAAATGAAAATAAAAAAGTTGAAAGGATGGAATAA
- a CDS encoding HxHSH motif-containing lipoprotein produces MKKNLILKLSCFSFISLVPWTTLSCITKFPNDKENLIFNDSSFNENQKIEIILNNQQPKALEEIYSKNILCLISEVKNSYRNYKQQYFKLIRKYNSLKTKVFGLINLQEEKNGIEIQKFYNKWFDDEQLIKINSEIKKPKLSVLLNKYQLIFSDVDAVIGDLNLNIDNKEYLKRIKIIDQRLSGIDINLGELQENIVSSWNFLKSNLFDETNITQKEKIEDINIEDDKNSHSHSHAIVNLVYEMGLWHQLLTDNAKNQDQIKQFKEDFENFKKNVIINIDQVDYQVDFDFIIKVFANNMDLNQKNNLTNKEFQNQAKMYMQKTKEILLAIAKKEGIKDSEINPLLK; encoded by the coding sequence ATGAAAAAAAACTTAATTTTAAAACTAAGTTGTTTTTCTTTTATATCATTAGTTCCTTGGACAACATTATCATGTATTACCAAATTTCCAAATGACAAAGAAAATTTAATTTTTAATGATTCCAGTTTTAATGAAAATCAAAAAATTGAAATTATTTTAAACAACCAACAACCAAAAGCACTTGAAGAAATTTATTCAAAAAATATTCTTTGTTTAATTTCAGAAGTTAAAAATTCATACCGCAACTATAAACAACAATATTTCAAATTAATCAGAAAATACAATAGTTTAAAAACAAAAGTTTTTGGTCTAATTAATTTACAAGAAGAAAAAAATGGCATTGAAATTCAAAAATTCTATAACAAATGATTTGATGATGAGCAATTAATTAAAATTAATAGCGAAATAAAAAAACCAAAATTAAGTGTTTTATTAAACAAATATCAATTAATTTTTAGTGATGTGGATGCTGTAATTGGTGATTTAAATTTAAACATTGATAACAAAGAGTATTTAAAAAGAATCAAAATTATTGATCAAAGACTAAGCGGAATTGATATTAATTTAGGTGAATTACAAGAAAATATTGTTTCATCTTGAAACTTTTTAAAAAGTAATTTATTTGATGAAACAAATATTACACAAAAAGAAAAAATTGAAGATATCAACATTGAGGATGATAAAAATTCCCACAGTCACTCCCATGCAATTGTTAACTTGGTTTATGAAATGGGTTTATGACATCAACTTTTAACTGATAATGCAAAAAATCAAGACCAAATCAAACAATTTAAAGAAGATTTTGAAAATTTCAAAAAAAATGTAATTATCAATATTGATCAAGTTGATTATCAAGTTGATTTTGATTTTATTATCAAAGTTTTTGCAAATAATATGGACTTAAATCAAAAAAATAATTTAACCAATAAAGAATTTCAAAATCAAGCAAAAATGTATATGCAAAAAACTAAAGAAATTCTTTTAGCTATTGCTAAAAAAGAAGGAATTAAGGATTCTGAAATTAATCCACTTTTGAAATAA
- the rplS gene encoding 50S ribosomal protein L19, whose amino-acid sequence MRSKLLEIVEKEQIRTDFPQIREGYNVRVHVRIKEGDKERIQVFEGLVIASYGEGINKSITVRKDSYGVGVERIFKINSPLISHIEVIRRNKVRRAKLYYMRNLKGKSARLKEIKRK is encoded by the coding sequence ATGAGAAGTAAATTATTAGAAATTGTAGAAAAAGAACAAATTAGAACTGATTTTCCTCAAATAAGAGAAGGTTATAACGTTAGAGTTCATGTAAGAATTAAAGAAGGCGATAAAGAAAGAATTCAAGTTTTTGAAGGTTTAGTTATTGCATCATATGGTGAAGGAATCAATAAATCAATTACTGTTCGTAAAGATTCATATGGCGTTGGGGTTGAGCGGATTTTTAAAATTAATTCACCTTTAATTTCACATATTGAAGTTATTCGAAGAAATAAAGTTAGAAGAGCAAAACTTTACTACATGCGTAATCTTAAAGGCAAAAGCGCAAGATTGAAAGAAATCAAAAGAAAATAA
- a CDS encoding ZIP family metal transporter, with translation MIIWDNIPFLEGNFYLTLFLNLLVYLLILVALPLILMGFLALVKNKPKTNQKSNSLIYMYAFSTGMFLMIGTFGFMREGFETAKRFTHGEYANFSSEFIRTLVVVAILGISSLIGFMVVIGGRYLFVKSSKVELHKAHEEHSHSDHLISFKDIDNPKAAWLAILMLLSHRIVDGYFIGYAIFKIIWTRNTFSSFLMLLITFTIHILFEIAIVYFRQIQYGEKKSKAILYNFLTFLLIIPFVFLGAFTGRVLSGNLEWIQASILTMGGSIILFTSVFELIPEFIHIRNKNPKILYLTLITFAFSIVLTIMLLSFHSHI, from the coding sequence ATGATTATTTGGGATAACATACCCTTTTTAGAAGGAAACTTTTATTTAACATTATTCTTAAATTTATTAGTTTATTTGTTAATTTTAGTTGCTCTTCCTTTAATTTTGATGGGTTTTTTAGCTTTAGTTAAAAATAAACCAAAAACTAATCAAAAAAGTAATTCCTTAATTTATATGTATGCTTTTTCAACAGGAATGTTTTTAATGATTGGGACATTTGGTTTCATGCGGGAAGGCTTTGAAACTGCAAAAAGATTTACTCATGGTGAATATGCAAATTTTAGTAGTGAATTTATTCGCACATTAGTTGTCGTTGCAATTCTTGGAATTAGTTCATTAATTGGATTTATGGTTGTCATTGGTGGGCGATATTTATTTGTTAAATCATCCAAGGTTGAATTACACAAAGCGCATGAAGAGCACAGTCATTCAGACCATTTAATTTCATTCAAAGATATTGATAATCCCAAAGCAGCATGGTTAGCAATTTTGATGCTTTTAAGTCATCGAATTGTTGATGGATATTTTATTGGCTATGCAATATTTAAAATCATTTGAACAAGAAATACATTTTCAAGTTTTTTAATGCTTCTTATTACATTTACAATTCATATCCTATTTGAGATTGCGATTGTTTACTTTCGGCAAATTCAATATGGTGAAAAAAAATCAAAAGCAATTTTATATAATTTCCTTACTTTTTTATTAATCATTCCTTTTGTTTTTTTAGGTGCATTTACAGGAAGAGTTTTAAGTGGAAATTTAGAATGAATTCAAGCTTCAATACTCACAATGGGTGGTTCAATAATTTTATTTACTTCTGTTTTTGAATTAATTCCGGAATTTATTCATATCAGAAATAAAAATCCCAAAATTTTATATTTAACATTAATAACTTTTGCATTTTCAATTGTTTTAACAATTATGTTATTAAGTTTTCATTCACATATTTAA
- the rpsP gene encoding 30S ribosomal protein S16 produces the protein MVKIRLKRTGKKFHATYKIVAADARAPRDGKFIDVLGHYDPHTKKLVLNEELTTKYLDNGAKPTETIRTLLKKNDFYKNYVANKNK, from the coding sequence ATGGTTAAAATTAGATTAAAAAGAACAGGAAAAAAATTCCATGCAACTTATAAAATTGTTGCAGCTGATGCAAGAGCACCAAGAGATGGAAAATTTATTGATGTTTTAGGTCATTATGATCCACATACAAAAAAATTAGTTCTAAACGAAGAATTAACAACTAAGTACTTAGACAATGGTGCTAAACCAACAGAAACAATTCGCACTCTTTTAAAGAAAAATGATTTCTACAAAAACTATGTAGCCAATAAAAATAAATAA
- the cdd gene encoding cytidine deaminase, with protein MELKEKEILRKKLDYAYAPYSKVKVAALAIDAKCNKFYGVNCENAAYPSGLCAERAALFSSVVHGIEMGTFKEIHIISNLNKILYPCGACRQVMSQFLENDAKIILHSTDFLEEKVFTMEEMLPGGVKSEDIIAK; from the coding sequence ATGGAATTAAAAGAAAAAGAAATTTTACGAAAAAAACTTGATTATGCCTATGCACCATATTCAAAAGTAAAAGTTGCTGCTCTTGCAATTGATGCAAAATGCAATAAATTTTATGGTGTCAACTGTGAAAATGCAGCTTATCCAAGTGGATTGTGTGCTGAAAGAGCAGCATTATTTTCCTCAGTTGTTCATGGAATTGAAATGGGAACATTTAAGGAAATTCATATCATTAGTAATTTAAACAAAATTTTATACCCTTGTGGTGCTTGTCGACAAGTTATGTCACAATTTCTAGAAAATGATGCCAAAATCATTTTGCATTCAACAGATTTTTTAGAAGAAAAAGTTTTTACGATGGAAGAAATGCTACCTGGCGGAGTGAAATCTGAAGATATCATTGCTAAATAA
- the truB gene encoding tRNA pseudouridine(55) synthase TruB: MFFKINKKRGESSFFAIKEFARKNKIKKIGHSGTLDPLASGLLIVATDEDTKVLSQLVNDTKEYYVEATLHCHSRSYDEGEEITYFENKQKITKTELENALAQMKLQTKQIPPIFSAKKVNGQRSYQLARKNLEINLEPCEIKIYELKLIDFNFEKQTFSFRTKVSKGTYIRSLVHDIGIFLNTDAVVNVLKREAIGNIRLNETLTYEEIVDINAIFNVKLYALDDFELRQIKSKEIFLDRFKNVNDRAIFIHNDKIIGWGKIENGLIKFEKILFSRIFLTPKLGGKNEQ, encoded by the coding sequence ATGTTTTTTAAAATAAACAAAAAACGTGGTGAATCAAGTTTTTTTGCAATCAAAGAATTTGCCAGAAAAAATAAGATTAAAAAAATTGGACATAGTGGAACCCTTGATCCACTTGCTTCAGGACTTTTAATTGTCGCAACTGATGAGGATACAAAAGTATTGTCCCAATTAGTTAATGACACAAAAGAGTATTATGTTGAAGCAACACTACATTGTCATTCAAGAAGTTATGATGAAGGTGAAGAAATTACTTATTTTGAAAATAAGCAAAAAATAACAAAAACTGAATTAGAAAATGCCCTTGCTCAAATGAAATTACAAACCAAGCAAATTCCACCGATTTTTTCAGCAAAAAAAGTCAACGGGCAACGAAGTTATCAACTAGCAAGAAAAAATCTTGAAATCAATCTAGAACCCTGTGAGATTAAAATTTATGAACTCAAATTAATTGATTTTAATTTTGAAAAGCAAACTTTTAGTTTTAGAACAAAAGTTTCAAAAGGAACATACATTCGTTCACTTGTTCATGATATTGGAATTTTTTTAAATACTGATGCTGTTGTTAATGTTTTAAAAAGGGAGGCAATTGGAAATATTCGTTTAAATGAAACTCTTACATATGAGGAAATAGTTGATATAAACGCAATTTTTAATGTAAAATTATATGCACTTGATGATTTTGAACTAAGACAAATTAAATCAAAAGAAATTTTTTTAGATAGATTTAAGAATGTCAATGATAGGGCAATATTCATTCATAATGATAAAATAATTGGTTGAGGAAAAATAGAAAACGGTTTAATAAAATTTGAAAAAATTTTATTCAGCCGTATATTTTTGACCCCAAAACTCGGAGGTAAAAATGAACAATAA
- a CDS encoding OppA family ABC transporter substrate-binding lipoprotein has product MKKKWLILSSLSFVFPSFLFSCTKNDFNQDKFHYIEKNNFANDYKNFAYLEDNFSSKNIHEINLATSAKLLRIKAAKQPEIDFRDNIVLFPSELAYQFEWAKQIIVDAKKFDNDQTDVVDYSNESEEKSGVFKPKRDKGNGFNSPFLFIPSSNNNSINSPKFKDSLNLTKKLIIQTSNANDAWIDNKGKKIINNNQINAKAFKLGLLAKMLRNKDFRQKYGQSKNFSFEKYAKQNAAIDGFDLNQYLQENHIDIETLLDFDSSNAANEIVLKTKNDQAINFLPIFENLFIIQNYFDAIPYEMLKNKYGSLEDNLNWFFEYGKTYQDRFYAANYYINQMNNNQTRLKKNPDYKNNTSNNLNEITIQYNLLPIAQTTFSLQATNAFKQNIISKIEYENLNINEKDYLLKNYKKYNFSYQRNYNRFVLNNKIIINHNPLVNTPYMNQNFLKLFYGLNEKTNQFELKKENLIFQSLFNNIINQYSLVDGNNDVWLSQAPENLLLDANNQSLNTTELKDAFLQISKPIIFSYTKNKKIENTFQYQNKNQITNPQIIKLEEKIKSFWFEEIKTNLQNMIDKFYANNQQIEQEFFLNLPILINLENQFTDEKISLVKKILNSIHQKFRVEITQINDYEKYIEFFSANKSIYKDTNFFLFEGVTSEYLFKQITNKDLNLEKLITFLAKNSDTYHNVYTELINLNKFISTNNFRFSNKEIRNYLKNLKTENQLNMINEINNLISYSINFKNQINIDNFAKVVFQKHLIKPIGWNNLNYFQDIEVWKANNEKK; this is encoded by the coding sequence ATGAAGAAAAAATGATTAATTCTAAGCTCATTGAGTTTTGTTTTTCCATCCTTTTTATTTTCATGTACAAAAAACGATTTTAATCAAGATAAATTTCATTACATTGAAAAAAATAATTTTGCTAATGATTATAAAAATTTTGCTTATTTGGAAGATAATTTTTCTTCAAAAAATATTCATGAAATCAATTTAGCAACATCAGCAAAATTATTGCGAATAAAAGCAGCAAAACAACCTGAAATTGATTTTAGAGATAATATTGTACTTTTTCCTTCTGAACTTGCATATCAATTTGAGTGAGCAAAGCAAATAATTGTTGATGCAAAAAAATTTGACAATGATCAGACTGATGTTGTCGATTATAGCAATGAAAGTGAAGAAAAAAGTGGAGTTTTTAAACCCAAAAGAGACAAAGGTAATGGTTTTAATAGTCCTTTTTTATTCATCCCTTCATCAAATAATAATTCAATTAATAGTCCTAAATTTAAAGATTCTTTAAATTTGACAAAAAAATTAATTATTCAAACTTCAAATGCGAATGATGCTTGGATTGATAATAAAGGCAAAAAAATAATTAATAATAATCAAATCAATGCCAAAGCATTCAAATTAGGATTATTGGCAAAAATGTTAAGAAATAAAGATTTTAGGCAAAAATATGGTCAATCAAAAAACTTTTCTTTTGAAAAATATGCAAAGCAAAATGCTGCAATTGATGGGTTTGATTTAAACCAATATTTACAAGAAAATCATATTGACATTGAAACTCTATTAGATTTTGATTCAAGTAATGCAGCAAATGAAATTGTGCTAAAAACAAAAAATGATCAAGCAATAAATTTTCTTCCAATTTTTGAAAATTTATTTATTATTCAAAATTATTTTGATGCAATTCCTTATGAAATGCTAAAAAATAAATATGGTAGTCTAGAAGATAATTTAAATTGATTTTTTGAATATGGTAAAACTTATCAAGATCGTTTTTATGCTGCAAATTATTATATTAATCAAATGAACAATAATCAAACAAGATTAAAAAAGAATCCTGATTATAAAAATAATACAAGCAATAATTTGAATGAAATTACAATTCAATATAACTTATTACCAATTGCACAAACAACTTTTTCTTTACAAGCAACAAATGCTTTTAAACAAAATATTATTTCAAAAATTGAATATGAAAACCTTAATATTAATGAAAAAGATTATTTATTAAAAAATTATAAAAAATATAATTTTTCCTACCAAAGAAATTACAATCGTTTTGTTTTAAATAACAAAATAATTATTAATCATAATCCTTTAGTAAACACTCCTTATATGAATCAAAATTTTTTAAAACTGTTTTATGGTTTGAATGAAAAAACTAATCAATTTGAATTAAAAAAAGAAAACTTAATTTTCCAATCGCTTTTTAACAACATTATTAATCAATATAGTTTAGTTGATGGCAATAATGATGTTTGGTTATCGCAAGCTCCAGAAAATTTATTGCTTGATGCGAATAATCAAAGTCTAAATACAACCGAATTAAAAGATGCATTTTTACAAATTTCTAAACCAATAATTTTTTCCTATACTAAAAATAAGAAAATTGAAAACACATTTCAATATCAAAATAAAAACCAAATCACAAATCCGCAAATTATTAAACTAGAAGAAAAAATCAAATCATTTTGATTTGAAGAAATTAAGACTAATTTGCAAAATATGATTGATAAATTCTATGCAAATAACCAACAAATTGAGCAAGAATTTTTTTTAAATCTTCCCATTTTAATTAATTTAGAAAATCAATTTACAGATGAAAAAATTTCATTGGTAAAAAAAATTCTTAATTCAATTCATCAAAAATTTCGCGTTGAAATTACGCAAATTAATGATTATGAAAAATACATTGAATTTTTTTCTGCAAATAAATCAATTTATAAAGATACAAATTTTTTCTTATTTGAAGGAGTGACTTCTGAGTATTTATTTAAGCAAATTACAAATAAAGATCTTAATTTAGAAAAATTAATTACTTTTTTAGCTAAAAATTCTGATACTTATCATAATGTTTATACGGAATTAATAAATTTAAATAAATTTATTTCTACAAATAATTTTCGTTTTTCAAATAAAGAAATTAGAAATTATTTAAAAAATTTAAAAACTGAAAATCAACTAAACATGATCAATGAAATTAATAATTTAATTAGTTATTCAATTAATTTTAAAAATCAAATTAATATTGATAATTTTGCAAAAGTTGTTTTTCAAAAACATCTTATTAAACCAATTGGTTGAAATAATTTAAACTACTTTCAAGATATTGAAGTATGAAAGGCGAATAATGAAAAAAAATAA
- a CDS encoding helix-turn-helix domain-containing protein, giving the protein MKINHICDLTHVQLHGTNFGEEILYYLNKFSMSQKELSQRLGLSTQYIYIIINSKKNINLSISILEGMENVFNLELGTLSEVYSIYNNQEKLDDKEIEELLNAYGQDFLISNPSLPLISNLKLSKDMSVNKKLMIMNRFYGVADLKNYAFYLKENALADEDVYASPNSKVWIRFCELSLLEMMTNKEIGVFRKNSFDVIFKKVIKIICNENKEFKEKILELQNYLLTKGIILITMPFIEKSEIGAITFQKGAQRLIFVSDIYNCEAFIFNYILHEITHCFFNKEHEDEINDIYIKKYNEIKNELNFNYQGIDDGLNAFKKCHKIKHDDKTGEFCEITKEVFAKYKKVSF; this is encoded by the coding sequence ATGAAAATTAATCATATCTGTGATTTAACACATGTTCAATTGCATGGCACAAATTTCGGTGAAGAGATTCTTTATTATTTAAATAAATTTTCAATGTCACAAAAAGAACTTTCACAACGTCTTGGGTTAAGTACACAATATATTTATATTATTATCAATAGCAAAAAAAATATTAATCTTAGTATTTCAATTCTTGAAGGCATGGAAAATGTTTTTAATCTTGAATTAGGAACTCTTTCAGAAGTTTATTCAATTTATAATAATCAAGAAAAGCTTGATGATAAAGAAATTGAAGAACTTTTAAATGCATATGGACAGGATTTTCTTATTTCAAATCCAAGTTTACCTTTAATTAGCAACCTTAAATTAAGTAAAGATATGTCAGTAAATAAAAAATTGATGATTATGAATCGCTTTTATGGTGTTGCTGATTTAAAAAATTATGCTTTTTATTTAAAAGAAAATGCTTTAGCTGATGAAGATGTTTATGCTAGTCCAAATAGCAAAGTTTGGATTAGATTTTGTGAACTTTCATTACTTGAAATGATGACAAATAAAGAAATTGGTGTTTTTCGCAAAAATTCTTTTGATGTAATTTTTAAAAAAGTAATCAAAATCATTTGCAATGAAAATAAGGAATTTAAAGAAAAAATTCTTGAGCTACAAAATTATTTATTAACAAAGGGAATTATTTTGATTACAATGCCTTTTATTGAAAAAAGTGAAATTGGAGCAATTACTTTTCAAAAAGGTGCCCAACGCCTAATTTTTGTTTCTGATATTTATAATTGTGAAGCATTCATTTTTAATTATATTTTGCATGAGATAACACATTGCTTTTTTAACAAAGAGCATGAAGATGAAATCAACGATATTTATATTAAAAAATATAATGAAATTAAAAATGAACTAAATTTTAATTATCAAGGGATTGATGATGGTTTAAATGCGTTTAAAAAATGTCATAAAATTAAACATGATGATAAAACAGGTGAATTTTGTGAGATAACAAAAGAAGTTTTTGCAAAATACAAAAAAGTTTCTTTTTAA
- the trmD gene encoding tRNA (guanosine(37)-N1)-methyltransferase TrmD yields MKINILTLFPEYFETFKQYSIIAKAIKLGHLELNIIDFRKFSKEKRNKVDDTVYGGGDGMLLQVEPIDLALETLPNSYKIIVSPQGKKFDQKKAHELAKKQEITLVCGHYEGFDERVLHFVDEELSIGDFILTGGEIPAMVIAEAVSRLVPGVLRKTSYQNESFENDGLLDYPQYTKPAIYKGLEVPKVLLSGNHKLIKEWREENAYLKTLKNRKDIIERIKNEK; encoded by the coding sequence ATGAAAATAAACATACTCACACTTTTTCCAGAATATTTTGAAACTTTTAAACAATATAGCATCATTGCTAAAGCAATCAAATTAGGGCATTTGGAACTTAATATCATTGACTTTAGAAAATTTTCAAAAGAAAAAAGAAATAAAGTTGATGATACTGTCTATGGTGGTGGCGATGGCATGCTTTTACAAGTTGAACCGATTGATTTAGCACTTGAGACGTTGCCTAATAGTTATAAAATTATTGTCAGTCCACAAGGCAAAAAATTTGATCAAAAAAAAGCCCATGAATTAGCAAAAAAGCAAGAAATTACCCTTGTTTGTGGTCATTATGAAGGTTTTGATGAACGAGTATTGCATTTTGTTGATGAGGAGCTATCAATTGGTGATTTTATTTTAACAGGTGGAGAAATTCCAGCAATGGTTATTGCTGAGGCAGTTTCAAGATTGGTGCCTGGAGTTCTAAGAAAAACTAGTTATCAAAATGAAAGTTTTGAAAATGATGGACTACTAGACTATCCCCAATATACAAAACCAGCGATTTATAAAGGTTTAGAAGTGCCAAAAGTCTTATTATCTGGGAATCATAAATTAATCAAAGAATGGCGTGAGGAAAATGCTTATTTAAAAACTTTAAAAAATCGGAAAGATATAATCGAAAGGATTAAAAATGAGAAGTAA